Proteins from a genomic interval of Cucumis melo cultivar AY chromosome 7, USDA_Cmelo_AY_1.0, whole genome shotgun sequence:
- the LOC103492929 gene encoding uncharacterized protein LOC103492929 isoform X2 → MDCHFTRMPYIHITSSSQAFLFMVDEGRNSHFGECYKSKCSSCSIEKQVLSNKDDSPENLETENDNEWQRRKKIGLANKGRVPWNKGKKHNLETRKRIKQRTIEALRDPEVRRKMSEYPRTHSDQVKVKISSSLRRVWGKRLLKKRLNETFFLSWMESIAVAAKKGGKEEQELDWDSYDKIKQETLHQELQRVAEKEKLKAMRAENAKMREVQRRVRKKEKGDDNAKTKKLKMCSRRRDAGKRKGKEEDDNLRKMKKSTTIERSKLKQRLKKIRKKISINGAVTTQGSIASVAPQNTSWETLDLDLIKKGQMRKEASLADQIQVAKNRKAESTACKVLIAASTLAFQCTGVAER, encoded by the exons ATGGATTGCCACTTTACTCGGATGCCATACATTCACAT AACGAGTTCTTCACAAGCCTTCCTGTTTATGGTTGATGAGGGTAGAAATTCCCACTTTGGTGAGTGCTACAAGTCTAAATGTTCCTCATGTTCTATTGAGAAGCAGGTTTTGAGCAACAAAGATGATTCCCCAGAAAATCTTGAGACTGAAAATGACAACGAATGGCAAAGACGAAAAAAGATAGGACTTGCAAATAAAGGGCGAGTGCCATGGAACAAGGGCAAGAAACACAACCTGG AAACTCGTAAACGAATCAAGCAGAGAACAATTGAAGCCTTGAGAGACCCTGAG GTGAGAAGGAAGATGTCCGAATATCCCCGCACTCACAG TGATCAGGTCAAGGTTAAAATTAGCTCTTCACTCAGACGTGTTTGGGGAAAGAGACTATTGAAGAAGAGATTAAATGAGACATTCTTTCTATCGTGGATGGAAAGCATTGCTGTTGCTGCAAAGAAAGGAGGGAAGGAAGAACAAGAACTCGACTGGGACAGCTACGACAAGATAAAACAAGAAACACTTCACCAAGAGCTTCAACGGGTTGCAGAGAAGGAAAAATTAAAAGCGATGAGAGCAGAGAATGCAAAAATGAGAGAAGTCCAAAGGAGGGTTcgtaagaaagaaaaaggggatGACAATGCCAAAACAAAGAAGTTGAAAATGTGTTCCAGAAGAAGAGATGCGgggaaaagaaagggaaaagaagaagatgacaacttgagaaagatgaagaaatcgACTACCATTGAAAGATCAAAGCTTAAGCAGAGATTGAAAAAG ATTCGCAAAAAGATTTCCATAAATGGTGCAGTCACTACTCAAGGAAGTATAGCATCAGTGGCACCGCAAAACACATCCTGGGAAACACTGGATCTGGATCTTATAAAGAAAGGTCAAATGAGAAAAGAAGCATCACTGGCAGATCAAATTCAAGTTGCTAAGAATAGAAAAGCTGAATCTACAGCCTGCAAAGTTCTTATAGCAGCCTCTACTTTGGCATTCCAGTGCACCGGGGTTGCGGAAAGATAA
- the LOC103492929 gene encoding uncharacterized protein LOC103492929 isoform X1 — MDCHFTRMPYIHMRLLGTTFTVKLAPNPALWKISYYPVANINFPSNATPINHQMSIIRSDSLFSPFNVFNRTSSSQAFLFMVDEGRNSHFGECYKSKCSSCSIEKQVLSNKDDSPENLETENDNEWQRRKKIGLANKGRVPWNKGKKHNLETRKRIKQRTIEALRDPEVRRKMSEYPRTHSDQVKVKISSSLRRVWGKRLLKKRLNETFFLSWMESIAVAAKKGGKEEQELDWDSYDKIKQETLHQELQRVAEKEKLKAMRAENAKMREVQRRVRKKEKGDDNAKTKKLKMCSRRRDAGKRKGKEEDDNLRKMKKSTTIERSKLKQRLKKIRKKISINGAVTTQGSIASVAPQNTSWETLDLDLIKKGQMRKEASLADQIQVAKNRKAESTACKVLIAASTLAFQCTGVAER; from the exons ATGGATTGCCACTTTACTCGGATGCCATACATTCACAT GAGATTATTAGGTACAACATTTACAGTTAAGCTTGCCCCGAATCCTGCCCTCTGGAAGATTTCTTATTACCCAGTAGCCAATATCAATTTTCCATCTAATGCTACGCCAATTAATCATCAGATGTCTATAATAAGGAGTGATTCACTATTTTCTCCTTTCAATGTCTTCAACAGAACGAGTTCTTCACAAGCCTTCCTGTTTATGGTTGATGAGGGTAGAAATTCCCACTTTGGTGAGTGCTACAAGTCTAAATGTTCCTCATGTTCTATTGAGAAGCAGGTTTTGAGCAACAAAGATGATTCCCCAGAAAATCTTGAGACTGAAAATGACAACGAATGGCAAAGACGAAAAAAGATAGGACTTGCAAATAAAGGGCGAGTGCCATGGAACAAGGGCAAGAAACACAACCTGG AAACTCGTAAACGAATCAAGCAGAGAACAATTGAAGCCTTGAGAGACCCTGAG GTGAGAAGGAAGATGTCCGAATATCCCCGCACTCACAG TGATCAGGTCAAGGTTAAAATTAGCTCTTCACTCAGACGTGTTTGGGGAAAGAGACTATTGAAGAAGAGATTAAATGAGACATTCTTTCTATCGTGGATGGAAAGCATTGCTGTTGCTGCAAAGAAAGGAGGGAAGGAAGAACAAGAACTCGACTGGGACAGCTACGACAAGATAAAACAAGAAACACTTCACCAAGAGCTTCAACGGGTTGCAGAGAAGGAAAAATTAAAAGCGATGAGAGCAGAGAATGCAAAAATGAGAGAAGTCCAAAGGAGGGTTcgtaagaaagaaaaaggggatGACAATGCCAAAACAAAGAAGTTGAAAATGTGTTCCAGAAGAAGAGATGCGgggaaaagaaagggaaaagaagaagatgacaacttgagaaagatgaagaaatcgACTACCATTGAAAGATCAAAGCTTAAGCAGAGATTGAAAAAG ATTCGCAAAAAGATTTCCATAAATGGTGCAGTCACTACTCAAGGAAGTATAGCATCAGTGGCACCGCAAAACACATCCTGGGAAACACTGGATCTGGATCTTATAAAGAAAGGTCAAATGAGAAAAGAAGCATCACTGGCAGATCAAATTCAAGTTGCTAAGAATAGAAAAGCTGAATCTACAGCCTGCAAAGTTCTTATAGCAGCCTCTACTTTGGCATTCCAGTGCACCGGGGTTGCGGAAAGATAA
- the LOC103492930 gene encoding multiple organellar RNA editing factor 8, chloroplastic/mitochondrial-like, which translates to MATQRFSCSLPKTLSLFSRSFLTATGATISVSSHSSSSLLRRLRPLAAILAADFLCHSAAPSVRVFSTRSTSSSIKDPNPNSSSRPPKETILLDGCDFEHWLVVMEKPDDQLTRDEIIDTYIKTLAMVVGSEEEARMKIYSVSTRCYFAFGCLVSEELSYKIKELPKVRWVLPDSYLDVKNKDYGGEPFINGQAVPYDPKYHEEWIRNNAKIRRPDVNGRRNFDRSRNFERRRENMQNREFPNNVSASQPTGPKLSPPAPSSMPPNNFSPGMPPHNHAGMPQGNYPGGYPNNFNRSLPPPPPPHNFNGPPPPPPHNFNGPPPPPLNNFNGPPPPPPHNFNGPPPPPPNNFNGPPPPPPNNFNGPPPPPPNNFNEPPALNNFNRPPPPPPNNFNGSPPALNNINGPPTQNNFNGPPPPSNPGGAPPHYSAGPPNNYWSAPQPNFSRPPAQNNYGGMQPNAGGWSNYVHNNRLE; encoded by the exons ATGGCGACTCAGCGCTTCTCTTGCTCTCTTCCTAAAACCTTGTCTTTGTTTTCTCGTTCCTTTCTCACTGCCACTGGAGCCACCATCTCCGTCTCTTCTCACTCCTCTTCCTCCCTTCTCCGCCGCCTCCGTCCCCTCGCTGCTATACTCGCCGCTGATTTCCTCTGTCACTCTGCGGCTCCGAGCGTGAGAGTCTTCTCTACCCGTTCCACTTCTTCGTCTATCAAAGATCCCAATCCTAACTCGTCTAGTCGCCCACCCAAGGAGACCATATTGCTTGATGGCTGTGATTTTGAACACTGGCTCGTTGTCATGGAGAAGCCAGATGATCAACTCACGAGGGATGAGATTATCGACACCTATATCAAAACGCTTGCCATGGTTGTCGGAAG TGAGGAAGAAGCTAGGATGAAGATATACTCTGTTTCAACCAGATGCTATTTTGCATTTGGGTGCCTTGTTTCTGAAGAACTTTCTTACAAAATCAAAG AGCTGCCCAAGGTTCGTTGGGTCTTACCTGATTCATACTTGGACGTCAAGAATAAAGATTACGGAG GGGAGCCTTTTATAAACGGACAAGCTGTTCCGTATGACCCAAAGTACCACGAAGAATGGATTAGAAACAATGCTAAAATTAGGCGCCCTGATGTTAATGGTAGGCGCAATTTCGATAGGTCAAGAAACTTTGAGAGGAGGAGGGAAAACATGCAGAATAGAGAATTTCCAAATAATGTTTCGGCGAGTCAACCTACTGGACCAAAATTGAGTCCACCAGCTCCAAGTAGTATGCCTCCCAACAACTTTAGTCCTGGCATGCCCCCTCACAACCATGCTGGAATGCCCCAAGGCAACTATCCGGGAGGATATCCGAACAATTTTAATAGATCACTGCCGCCGCCGCCACCACCGCACAACTTTAACGGACCACCGCCTCCACCACCTCACAACTTTAATGGCCCACCGCCACCGCCACTGAACAACTTTAACGGACCACCGCCTCCACCACCTCACAACTTTAACGGCCCACCACCACCGCCACCGAACAACTTTAACGGACCACCACCACCGCCACCGAACAACTTTAACGGACCACCGCCTCCGCCACCGAACAACTTTAACGAACCACCAGCACTGAACAACTTTAACAGACCACCGCCTCCACCACCGAACAACTTTAACGGATCACCACCAGCACTGAATAATATCAATGGACCACCAACGCAAAACAACTTCAACGGACCACCGCCACCATCAAACCCTGGGGGAGCACCACCACACTACTCTGCGGGGCCGCCAAACAACTATTGGAGTGCACCACAGCCAAACTTCAGCAGGCCGCCTGCACAGAACAACTATGGAGGGATGCAACCTAACGCTGGTGGATGGTCTAATTATGTGCATAACAATCGACTAGAATAG